The DNA window TGGTTATCGGCATCTTGTCGTTCACTCCTCTCGCACCTTACTCAGCTGTCAGTGCTATTCTCCCTCTAATCATTGTAATTGGGGCAACCATGGTGAAAGAGGGCATAGAGGATTGGCAGCGGAAATTGCAGGTATGCCTAGTATTCTGGTTTGGTTTCTTTAATTACATGATGATTCCTTAGTACTGAATGTTTGCTGGACTGGATAAAGAAGTATCCTGGTCTCAGAGTTGTTTTATTCAATTGGCATTAAGATTCTGAGCCATGGAGGTGGAAACCAAGGAGCTGTAATCTAATTGAACTTTTGTGATGTTACTGATGACCATATGAGGCTGTATTGGGTAATACGGAAGTCTAAAGTACTGGTTGTCATTTTAAATGCAAAAACTTCCACTTCAATTACCATACATCAGAAATTATGATAAGGCACTTTTTTAACTTCTCTATTGTATTCTAGGCATAAATGATTGTGTTTTGCTAAATGACACATTGTCTGCAAGAAGGAAATGCTAATGGTATTGGAGCTTTATGATATTGCTACTATAATCTGCTTTAAATTATTCTGTTCTGTTTCACAAATGGAAATACAAATTGAATTTTGTTAGGGAGTGATTGTCGATTGCTTTGTTCATTGTTGCTCTTTTAGAGTCTGCTCAATCTAAATAGGAGGCATTTTAgtggaaatatttttttttagttatataCGGCTGTTGCTAAGCTGTCATACCAAGTTTACAATTCTGCACCATAAATTTTCAGGATATTGAGGTGAACAACAGAAAAGTTAAGGTTCGCCAAAGTGATGGTGTTTTTAAAGACACTGAGTGGAAGAACCTGAGAGTGGGAGATATTGTGAAGGTGCAGAAGGATGAATTCTTTCCAGCAGACCTCCTTTTGCTTTCTTCCAGTTATGAGGATGCAATCTGCTATGTTGAGACCATGAACCTTGATGGGGAGACAAATTTGAAACTAAAACAGGCAATAGGGGCAACTTCATATCTAAATGATGACTCAAACTTCCAGGATTTCAAGGCTATTATAAAATGTGAGGACCCAAATCCCAACTTGTACTCTTTTGTTGGAAGTTTGGAGCTTGAAGAGCAACGGTATCCCCTCACTCCACAACAAATTCTCCTCAGAGACTCAAAACTCAGAAATACAGACTACATATATGGGGCAGTTATCTTCACTGGCCGTGACAGCAAGGTTCTCCAAAATTCCACAGACCCCCCTTCGAAGAGAAGCAAAATTGAGAAGAAGATGGATCGCATTGTTTACCTCTTGTTCggtatattatttttaatatcttTTGTGGGATCAATTATTTTTGGCATTGAAACTAAAGAGGACTTGGAAAATGGGAGGATGAAAAGGTGGTATCTTCGACCAGATGATTCGACAATTTTCTTCGATCCTGAAAAGGCTCCAGCGGCTGCAATTTATCACTTTCTAACGGCCTTAATGTTATATAGCTACTTCATCCCAATCTCCTTGTATGTGTCAATTGAAGTTGTGAAAGTTCTCCAGAGTATATTCATCAATCAAGATATCCACATGTATTATGAGGAGACTGACAAACCGGCAAAAGCGCGGACATCAAATTTGAATGAGGAACTTGGCCAAGTTGACACTATACTTTCTGATAAGACCGGTACATTGACCTGCAATTCAATGGAGTTCATCAAGTGTTCTGTTGGAGGGACAGCTTATGGCAGTGGTGTTACAGAGGTTGAGAGGGCAATGAACAGAAGGAAGGGTTCACCTTTGGTCGATGAAAATATGAATGGCTGGGATGATCACATCAATGATTCTCCTGATAGAAAACCACACATTAAGGGATTTAATTTTGAAGATGAAAGGATAATGTCTGCAAATTGGGTTAATGAGCCTCAAGCAGATCTCATCCAGAAGTTCTTCCGCCTGTTGGCACTTTGTCATACAGCCATCCCTGAAGTGGATGAGGATACAGGAAAGGTTTCATATGAAGCAGAATCTCCTGATGAAGCAGCTTTTGTTATTGCTGCTAGAGAACTTGGTTTTGAATTCTACAATAGAACACAAACACGCATCTCATTACGTGAATTTGATCCTCTAACTGGCAAAAGAGTTGAAAGGTCAGTATCTTTTGTTGCATTTTGGACAATAAAGTTCACATTTTAATTTACAATTTTATATACAAATCATGCATGCTCTCTTGCACTGGCTTTGGCAAGCCTGTGTGAAGGTGATCAACTACACATTCTATTGACAACCATGCACTTGATAAATGATAGATTAGAAATGAATTGCCTACTAATCTGTGTTGGTTTTGAAAGATTTTTCTTTACTGGTATTATAATGCTGTCTGAAGGGATTATTAGATACCTTTCTATTGAGCCTTTACTGGACCAGGTGCCTAAACCAATATCtgggttgaaacttgaaataatTGGTCATTATTgccttattttgtttttcaagcTATAAATTAGCATGGATAATTCTAGTTTATAGTATCTGACCTTATGTTTTAGTGCATCTGAAATCATGATGTGAATTTCAAGTTAAATTTAGGATAAAATACAGATTGCAGTATACTATTCTCTCATAATGATTTCATCTTTACATCTAGCTTGTTCGCAACCTCTTAAAAAGTATTCTCAGTAAGTTATTTTTATCTTTGCAGGCTGTTTGAACTTTTGAATGTGTTAGAGTTTAACAGCACAAGAAAGCGGATGTCTGTGATATTGAGAGATGAGGAAGGAAAACTATTATTACTAAGTAAAGGTGCTGACAGGTTTGTGATAAGCTATCCTGAAGTCCtgaatgctttgaaattacttaCTTCTACCACTAACGGCATTTTCACCATGAATTTTTGACAAACAGTGTCATGTTTGAAAGGCTTGCCAAGAATAGTGGCAAGTTTGAAGAGCAGACCAGGCAGCATGTGGATGAGTACGCTGATGCAGGTCTGAGGACCCTTATTGTTGCCTATCGTGAACTTGATGAGGAAGAATACAAAGAGTTCAATGAGAAGTTCACTGAGGCTAAGAACTCAATTAGTGCTGACAGGGAAATGCTGATTGATGAAGCAACAGAGATGATTGAGAAGGATCTAGTTCTTCTAGGTGCGACTGCTGTTGAGGATAAACTTCAAAATGGGGTAAGAAAAATATACTGATTATTGttaaagagaaagaaacaaaaatcactTCCATTTGCAGAATTGGTCTAATTTCTAAATGAGGAATTCCCTTCTGTTGTGCCATTAGGTCCCTgactgcatagacaagcttgccCAAGCAGGCATTAAAATTTGGGTTTTAACGGGAGACAAGATGGAAACTGCCATTAATATTGGGTATGACTTCCGGTTATGAATTTATTATGCAGAGGCCTGCTGTACATATTACTTCTGGAGGTAACTGACTTTATTACACAATGCTGCAGTTATGCTTGTAGTTTGCTAAGGCAAGGCATGAAGCAGATTATGGTAAATTTGGATAGTCCAGATATTCAAGCATTGGAAAAGGCAGGAGACAAGGCTGCGATCACCAAGGTAAAGTTACTTGtagatttttcaattgttttacTATTCTGATGATATACATGGAAACGATGAGATTTTTCGTCATAAATGGCAAATAAGAAGGTTATGAGCTTGCATTTCATAAGACTATTGCTTTCAAACCTTTCCCTAATAGATACGAGAACGATTGGTTTGAGTGATAAAAGCATAGATATCTTAACTCTTTATTAGTTACGGGAAAATGTTAAAGCAAAATAAGAATTATATATCTTGTGATTCTGTGAAACTTCTTTCAGCTAAAACAGTAAGTAGGTAATAAAGGTGGTAACTAAGAAGGAAAGGGATAGGAAAATAGAATTTGCTCCTAAAGGTACATGTTCTGAGCTGTCTAGCTTTGAGAAACATCCTAACACGACATAATGCACTTTCCTTTAGGCATCAAGGGCAAGTGTTCTCCGCCAGATTACTGAAGGGAAGGCTCAGCTTACTGCAGCTGGTGGAAGTAATGACGCATTTTCTTTGATCATTGATGGGAAATCGCTTGCTTATGCTCTAGAGGATAATATGAAGCAAATGTTTTTAGATCTTGCTGTTGGATGTGCATCTGTTATATGCTGTCGTTCATCCCCAAAACAGAAGGCACTGGTGCGTTCAAAATTACTCatggatatatttttttttccctatacaAGAGTACTTTTTAAGtaaatttttgttgttgtattgCATTCGCATACATATACTGCTTGATGGATTAATTCGTTTAAATGGTGTAATCCTAAACCAGGTTACGAGACTAGTCAAAGAAGGAACTGGGAAAATAACACTAGCAATTGGTGATGGTGCCAATGATGTGGGAATGCTTCAAGAGGCAGATATTGGGGTTGGCATCAGTGGCGTGGAAGGGATGCAGGTGCTTACCAAATGATTATACATCTGGATATCTTAATGGTACCTGTTGCTTGCTTATAAACTCTTTTTT is part of the Tripterygium wilfordii isolate XIE 37 chromosome 7, ASM1340144v1, whole genome shotgun sequence genome and encodes:
- the LOC120001934 gene encoding putative phospholipid-transporting ATPase 9 yields the protein MAGGRRRKLHFSKIYSFACGKASFEDDHSQIGGPGFSRVVYCNEPDSVEAGMHNYAENYVSSTKYTIATFLPKSLFEQFRRVANFYFLVIGILSFTPLAPYSAVSAILPLIIVIGATMVKEGIEDWQRKLQDIEVNNRKVKVRQSDGVFKDTEWKNLRVGDIVKVQKDEFFPADLLLLSSSYEDAICYVETMNLDGETNLKLKQAIGATSYLNDDSNFQDFKAIIKCEDPNPNLYSFVGSLELEEQRYPLTPQQILLRDSKLRNTDYIYGAVIFTGRDSKVLQNSTDPPSKRSKIEKKMDRIVYLLFGILFLISFVGSIIFGIETKEDLENGRMKRWYLRPDDSTIFFDPEKAPAAAIYHFLTALMLYSYFIPISLYVSIEVVKVLQSIFINQDIHMYYEETDKPAKARTSNLNEELGQVDTILSDKTGTLTCNSMEFIKCSVGGTAYGSGVTEVERAMNRRKGSPLVDENMNGWDDHINDSPDRKPHIKGFNFEDERIMSANWVNEPQADLIQKFFRLLALCHTAIPEVDEDTGKVSYEAESPDEAAFVIAARELGFEFYNRTQTRISLREFDPLTGKRVERLFELLNVLEFNSTRKRMSVILRDEEGKLLLLSKGADSVMFERLAKNSGKFEEQTRQHVDEYADAGLRTLIVAYRELDEEEYKEFNEKFTEAKNSISADREMLIDEATEMIEKDLVLLGATAVEDKLQNGVPDCIDKLAQAGIKIWVLTGDKMETAINIGYACSLLRQGMKQIMVNLDSPDIQALEKAGDKAAITKASRASVLRQITEGKAQLTAAGGSNDAFSLIIDGKSLAYALEDNMKQMFLDLAVGCASVICCRSSPKQKALVTRLVKEGTGKITLAIGDGANDVGMLQEADIGVGISGVEGMQAVMSSDIAIAQFRYLERLLLVHGHWCYRRLSSMICYFFYKNITFAFTLFLYEAYASFSATPAYNDWFLSLYNVIFTSLPVGALGVFDQDVSARLCLKFPLLYQEGVQNVLFSWRRILGWMFNGIYSAIIVFFFCTKALEHQAFNNDGKTVGMEILGTTMYTCIVWIVNLQLALSINYFTVIAHCVIWGSIALWYIFMMVYGALPASYSTTAYRVFVEALGSAPSYWFVTIFVAISALIPYFVYSAVQMQFFPMYHNMIQWIRYEGNSKDPEYCDMVRQRSLRPTTVGFTARRAARTSRLRNRIQNHK